The following are encoded in a window of Bradyrhizobium sp. WBOS07 genomic DNA:
- the mraY gene encoding phospho-N-acetylmuramoyl-pentapeptide-transferase has protein sequence MFYWLIELSNTFPGFGAVRTFLNVFRYITFRTGGAVVTGALFVFLFGPWIIDHLRIRQGKGQPIRTDGPQSHLAKKGTPTMGGLMILSGLTVGTVLWANPLNPYVWIVLAVTLGFGFVGFYDDYLKVTKQTTTGFGSKLRLLIEAAIALVACYALVRLNRDPASTALTIPFLKDTVLHFGWFFVIFGAFVIVGSGNAVNLTDGLDGLAIVPVMIATASFAMIAYLAGNAVFAEYLQIKYVAGTGELAVLCGALLGAGLGFLWFNAPPASIFMGDTGSLALGGMLGAIAVAVKHEIVLAVIGGLFVLEAVSVIVQVVSFKLTGKRIFKMAPIHHHFEQLGWTEPQIVIRFWIISVMLALAGLSTLKLR, from the coding sequence ATGTTTTACTGGCTGATCGAGCTCTCCAACACATTTCCGGGCTTCGGTGCCGTCCGCACCTTCCTGAACGTCTTCCGCTACATCACCTTCCGCACTGGCGGTGCGGTGGTCACCGGCGCGCTGTTCGTGTTCCTGTTCGGGCCCTGGATCATCGACCATCTGCGCATCCGCCAGGGCAAGGGTCAGCCGATCCGGACCGACGGTCCGCAATCGCATCTCGCCAAGAAGGGCACGCCGACGATGGGCGGGCTGATGATCCTGTCCGGCCTCACGGTCGGCACCGTGCTGTGGGCCAATCCGCTCAACCCCTATGTCTGGATCGTGCTGGCGGTGACGCTCGGCTTCGGCTTCGTCGGCTTCTATGACGATTACCTCAAGGTGACCAAGCAGACCACGACCGGGTTCGGCAGCAAGCTGCGCCTCCTGATCGAGGCGGCGATCGCGCTGGTGGCCTGCTACGCGCTGGTGCGGCTGAACCGCGACCCCGCCTCGACCGCGCTGACGATTCCTTTCCTGAAGGACACCGTGCTGCATTTCGGCTGGTTCTTCGTCATCTTCGGCGCCTTCGTCATCGTCGGTTCCGGCAACGCGGTGAACCTCACCGACGGTCTCGATGGCCTCGCCATCGTGCCGGTGATGATCGCGACCGCGAGCTTTGCGATGATCGCCTATCTCGCCGGCAACGCGGTGTTCGCCGAATATCTCCAGATCAAATATGTCGCCGGCACCGGCGAGCTCGCGGTGCTCTGCGGCGCGCTATTGGGTGCCGGCCTCGGTTTTCTCTGGTTCAATGCTCCACCAGCTTCGATCTTCATGGGCGACACCGGCTCGCTCGCGCTCGGCGGCATGCTCGGCGCCATCGCGGTCGCGGTGAAGCACGAAATCGTGCTCGCGGTGATCGGCGGATTGTTCGTGCTGGAGGCGGTCTCGGTCATCGTGCAGGTGGTGTCTTTCAAGCTTACTGGCAAGCGCATCTTCAAGATGGCGCCGATCCACCACCATTTCGAGCAGCTCGGCTGGACCGAGCCGCAGATCGTGATCCGGTTCTGGATCATCTCGGTGATGCTGGCGCTCGCCGGGCTGTCGACGCTGAAGCTGCGGTGA
- the murD gene encoding UDP-N-acetylmuramoyl-L-alanine--D-glutamate ligase: MIPVTSFAGKTVAVFGLGGSGLASCHALKAGGAEVIAADDNAENVAKAAQAGFITADLRSVFWANFAALVLAPGVPLTHPVPHWSVLKAREAGCEVIGDIELFCRERRRHAPDAPFVAITGTNGKSTTTALIAHLTKVAGYDTQMGGNIGTAILSLEPPRMGRVHVIEMSSYQIDLTPSLDPSVGILLNVSEDHIDRHGTIEHYAAVKERLVAGVQDGGTAIVGVDDGFCRDIADRLDRVGKNVVRISVKNPLASGIYVEHGDIVRSSGGARSEVAALGGIGSLRGQHNAQNAACAAAAALAMDISLEVLQNGLRSFPGLAHRMEQVGRRGNVLFVNDSKGTNADATAHALSSFSEIFWIAGGKPKAGGITGLTGFFPRIRKAYLIGEAAQEFSGTLGTQVSHEISQTLDVAVEHAARDADAAGLTDAVVLLSPACASFDQYRNFEIRGTKFRELVQALPGVKPVV, encoded by the coding sequence ATGATCCCCGTCACCTCCTTTGCCGGCAAGACCGTCGCGGTGTTTGGCCTCGGCGGGTCGGGGCTTGCCTCCTGCCACGCGCTGAAGGCGGGAGGCGCCGAGGTGATCGCGGCCGACGACAATGCCGAGAACGTCGCCAAGGCCGCGCAGGCCGGCTTCATCACTGCCGATCTGCGCAGCGTGTTCTGGGCGAATTTCGCGGCCCTCGTGCTCGCGCCCGGGGTGCCGCTGACCCATCCGGTGCCGCATTGGAGCGTGTTGAAGGCGCGCGAGGCCGGCTGTGAGGTGATCGGCGACATCGAGCTGTTCTGCCGTGAGCGGCGGCGACACGCGCCGGATGCGCCGTTCGTCGCCATCACCGGCACCAACGGCAAGTCGACCACGACGGCGCTGATCGCGCATCTCACCAAGGTCGCCGGTTACGACACCCAGATGGGCGGCAATATCGGCACCGCGATCCTGTCGCTGGAGCCGCCGCGCATGGGCCGCGTCCACGTCATCGAGATGTCGTCCTACCAGATCGACCTCACGCCCTCGCTCGATCCCTCCGTCGGCATCCTGCTCAATGTCAGCGAGGACCATATCGATCGTCACGGCACCATCGAACATTATGCCGCCGTGAAGGAACGCCTCGTTGCCGGCGTGCAGGACGGCGGCACCGCGATCGTCGGCGTCGACGACGGCTTCTGCCGCGACATCGCCGACCGGCTCGACCGCGTCGGCAAGAACGTGGTGCGTATCTCCGTCAAGAACCCGCTGGCGAGCGGCATCTATGTCGAGCATGGCGACATCGTGCGTTCTTCGGGCGGTGCCCGCAGCGAAGTGGCCGCGCTGGGCGGCATCGGCTCGCTGCGCGGCCAGCACAACGCGCAGAACGCGGCCTGTGCCGCCGCCGCCGCGCTCGCGATGGACATCAGCCTGGAGGTGCTGCAGAACGGCCTGCGCAGCTTTCCCGGCCTTGCGCACCGCATGGAGCAGGTCGGCCGCCGCGGCAACGTGCTGTTCGTCAACGATTCCAAGGGCACCAATGCGGACGCAACCGCGCATGCGCTGTCGTCGTTTTCGGAGATCTTCTGGATCGCCGGCGGCAAGCCCAAGGCCGGCGGGATCACTGGCCTGACCGGTTTCTTCCCGCGTATCCGAAAAGCCTATCTGATCGGCGAGGCCGCGCAGGAGTTCTCGGGAACGCTGGGCACGCAGGTGTCGCACGAGATCAGCCAGACGCTCGACGTCGCCGTCGAGCATGCCGCGCGCGATGCGGATGCCGCAGGCCTCACCGACGCCGTCGTGCTGCTGTCCCCCGCCTGCGCCTCCTTCGACCAGTACCGCAACTTCGAGATCCGCGGCACCAAGTTCCGCGAGCTGGTGCAGGCGCTGCCGGGGGTGAAGCCGGTGGTGTGA
- the ftsW gene encoding putative lipid II flippase FtsW gives MLSREERTPFSEWWWTVDKPLMGAILALMLTGVILSLAASPPVATRIGLEPFHFFSRHVLFLLPSCIVLLGVSFLSPRSIRRSALIIFAISIVLIVLTLAIGPEVKGSRRWITLLGVNIQASEIAKPSFVVIAAWLFAESTRRPEMPATTMALVLLLMLVALLVMEPDFGQTMLVLMVWGSLFFIAGMRMIWVFGLAGLGAAGLFSAYLFVPHVAGRIRRFMNPASGDTFQVDTAMEAFYNGGWFGLGPGEGIAKRSLPDSHTDFVFAVAAEEFGIILCLAMLALFAFVVLRTLSRAYANEDMFSRFAASGLAILFGVQAAINMSVNLQLIPAKGMTLPFISYGGSSIVSLAYGVGMMLALTRLRPRTEVEASGHAEAMRSYA, from the coding sequence ATGCTCTCCCGTGAAGAACGCACCCCCTTTTCCGAGTGGTGGTGGACCGTCGACAAGCCGCTGATGGGCGCGATCCTGGCTTTGATGCTGACCGGGGTGATCCTATCGCTGGCGGCGAGCCCGCCGGTTGCGACCCGCATCGGGCTCGAGCCCTTCCACTTCTTCAGCCGCCACGTGCTGTTCCTGCTGCCGTCCTGCATCGTCCTGCTCGGAGTGTCCTTCCTGTCGCCGCGCTCGATCCGCCGCAGCGCGCTGATCATCTTCGCGATCAGCATCGTCCTGATCGTGCTGACGCTCGCCATCGGCCCGGAGGTGAAGGGCTCGCGGCGCTGGATCACGCTGCTCGGCGTCAACATCCAGGCTTCCGAAATCGCAAAGCCGTCGTTCGTCGTGATCGCGGCATGGCTGTTCGCGGAATCGACCAGGCGCCCGGAGATGCCGGCGACCACGATGGCACTGGTGCTGCTCTTGATGCTGGTCGCGCTCCTGGTGATGGAGCCCGACTTCGGCCAGACCATGCTGGTCCTGATGGTGTGGGGCTCGCTGTTCTTCATCGCGGGCATGCGCATGATCTGGGTGTTCGGTCTCGCAGGCCTTGGCGCCGCCGGCCTGTTCAGCGCCTATCTGTTCGTTCCGCACGTGGCGGGGCGCATCAGGCGCTTCATGAATCCGGCCTCCGGCGACACCTTCCAGGTCGATACCGCCATGGAAGCCTTCTACAACGGCGGCTGGTTCGGCCTCGGGCCGGGCGAGGGCATCGCCAAGCGTAGCCTGCCGGACAGCCACACCGACTTCGTATTCGCCGTCGCTGCCGAGGAGTTCGGCATCATCCTGTGCCTGGCCATGCTGGCGCTGTTCGCCTTCGTCGTCCTCCGCACGCTGTCGCGCGCTTATGCCAATGAAGACATGTTCTCGCGCTTCGCCGCCTCGGGTCTCGCGATCCTGTTCGGCGTGCAGGCGGCGATCAACATGTCGGTCAACCTCCAGCTCATCCCGGCCAAGGGCATGACGCTGCCGTTCATCTCCTATGGCGGCTCCTCGATCGTGTCGCTCGCCTATGGCGTCGGCATGATGCTGGCGCTGACGCGGCTGCGCCCGCGCACCGAGGTCGAGGCCAGCGGCCACGCCGAGGCGATGCGCAGTTACGCTTAG
- the murG gene encoding undecaprenyldiphospho-muramoylpentapeptide beta-N-acetylglucosaminyltransferase, with product MDTSPLILLAAGGTGGHLFPAEALGVELIRRSYRVRLVTDERALRYSGLFSKDMIDVVASETARGRNPLQLAYAGFTLAAGTLSAYRLIKRLKPVAVVGFGGYPTLPPLVAAKFAGVPGIIHDANAVLGRANRFLSAHVRAIATSLPGVLDRDPALSGKTTTVGTPMRPAVLAAAAVPYAAPEVNGPLRLLVVGGSQGARIMADIVPGAIERLEPALWNRLILTQQVREEDMSRVRAVYDKLKIKAELAPFFTDLPARLASNHLVVSRSGAGTVAELAAIGRPSILVPLPGSIDQDQFANAGVLAKVDGAIRIPQTEFSSDRLAAEISGLAAEPARLTAMAAAAKGAGRLDAAERLADLVVKVAGI from the coding sequence ATGGACACGTCCCCCCTGATTCTTCTTGCCGCGGGCGGCACCGGCGGCCATCTGTTTCCGGCCGAGGCGCTCGGCGTCGAATTGATCCGGCGCAGCTATCGCGTCCGCCTCGTCACCGACGAGCGCGCGCTGCGCTATAGCGGGCTGTTCAGCAAGGACATGATCGACGTCGTGGCAAGCGAGACCGCGCGCGGCCGCAATCCGCTGCAACTCGCCTATGCCGGCTTCACGCTCGCCGCCGGCACGCTCTCCGCGTATCGCCTGATCAAGCGCTTGAAGCCCGTTGCCGTCGTCGGCTTCGGCGGCTATCCGACGCTGCCGCCGCTGGTCGCGGCGAAATTCGCCGGCGTGCCCGGCATCATCCACGACGCCAACGCCGTACTCGGCCGCGCCAACCGGTTCCTGTCCGCCCACGTCCGCGCCATCGCGACGTCCTTGCCCGGGGTGCTCGACCGCGATCCCGCGCTCTCCGGCAAGACCACGACGGTCGGCACGCCGATGCGTCCGGCAGTGCTCGCCGCCGCCGCTGTGCCTTATGCCGCGCCGGAGGTGAACGGCCCGCTGCGCCTGCTCGTCGTCGGCGGCAGCCAGGGTGCGCGCATCATGGCCGACATCGTGCCCGGTGCGATCGAGCGGCTCGAGCCGGCGTTATGGAATCGCCTCATCCTCACCCAACAGGTGCGCGAGGAAGACATGAGCCGCGTGCGCGCGGTCTATGACAAGCTCAAGATCAAGGCCGAGCTCGCGCCGTTCTTCACCGATCTGCCGGCACGGCTCGCTTCAAACCATCTCGTGGTATCGCGCTCCGGCGCCGGCACGGTGGCCGAGCTCGCGGCGATCGGCAGGCCCTCGATCCTGGTGCCGTTGCCCGGTTCGATCGACCAGGACCAGTTCGCCAATGCCGGCGTGCTGGCCAAGGTCGATGGCGCGATCCGCATCCCGCAGACCGAGTTCAGCTCCGATCGTCTCGCCGCCGAAATCTCCGGTCTGGCCGCCGAACCCGCGCGCCTCACCGCGATGGCTGCGGCCGCGAAGGGGGCAGGGCGGCTCGATGCGGCCGAGCGGTTGGCGGATCTCGTGGTCAAGGTCGCGGGAATCTGA
- the murC gene encoding UDP-N-acetylmuramate--L-alanine ligase: MRLPREIGPIHFVGIGGIGMSGIAEVLVNLGYAVQGSDASDNYNLDRLRKKGAKVSVGHKAENVDGAEVVVVSTAIKRDNPELMAARERRIPVVRRAEMLAELMRLKSCVAIAGTHGKTTTTTMVATLLDAGGLDPTVINGGIINAYGSNARLGAGDWMVVEADESDGTFLKLPTDVAIVTNVDPEHLDHFKTFEAVQDAFRHFVENLPFYGFAVMCIDHPVVQSLVGKIEDRRIITYGENPQADARLVDLTAGGGGSKFKVVIRDRKAGTLHEIADLALPMPGRHNASNATAAIAVAHALGVSDEAIRKAMAGFGGVKRRFTKTGEWNGVTVIDDYGHHPVEIAAVLKAARDSYTGKVIAVVQPHRYTRLQSLFEEFCTCFNDADAVIVADVYAAGEPPIEGIDRDHFVAGLRAHGHREVIPLPAASELAGIVKGLAKPGDLVVCLGAGNITQWAYALPGELKALG; the protein is encoded by the coding sequence ATGAGACTGCCGCGCGAGATCGGACCCATCCACTTCGTCGGGATCGGCGGCATCGGCATGAGCGGGATCGCCGAGGTGCTGGTCAATCTCGGCTATGCCGTGCAGGGCTCGGATGCCTCCGACAATTACAATCTCGACCGGCTGCGCAAGAAGGGCGCGAAGGTCTCGGTCGGCCACAAGGCGGAGAATGTCGACGGCGCCGAGGTGGTCGTGGTCTCCACGGCGATCAAGCGCGACAATCCGGAACTGATGGCGGCGCGCGAACGTCGCATTCCCGTGGTGCGCCGTGCCGAGATGCTGGCCGAGCTGATGCGGCTGAAGAGCTGCGTCGCCATTGCCGGCACGCACGGCAAGACCACGACGACGACGATGGTCGCGACGCTGCTCGACGCCGGCGGGCTCGATCCCACCGTGATCAACGGCGGCATCATCAATGCCTATGGCTCCAACGCGCGGCTGGGGGCCGGCGACTGGATGGTGGTCGAGGCCGACGAGAGCGACGGCACGTTCCTGAAGCTGCCGACCGATGTCGCCATCGTCACCAATGTCGACCCCGAGCATCTCGATCACTTCAAGACCTTCGAGGCCGTGCAGGACGCCTTCCGTCATTTCGTCGAGAACCTGCCGTTCTACGGCTTTGCCGTGATGTGCATCGATCATCCCGTGGTGCAGAGCCTCGTCGGCAAGATCGAGGACCGCCGCATCATCACTTACGGCGAGAATCCGCAGGCCGATGCGCGGCTGGTCGACCTCACCGCAGGCGGCGGCGGCTCGAAGTTCAAGGTCGTGATCCGCGACCGCAAGGCCGGCACCCTGCACGAGATCGCCGACCTCGCGCTGCCGATGCCGGGCCGGCACAACGCCTCGAACGCGACGGCGGCGATTGCGGTCGCGCATGCGCTCGGCGTGTCGGACGAGGCGATCCGCAAGGCGATGGCCGGCTTTGGCGGCGTCAAGCGCCGCTTCACCAAGACCGGCGAGTGGAACGGCGTCACCGTCATCGACGATTACGGCCATCACCCCGTGGAGATCGCAGCCGTGCTGAAAGCGGCGCGCGATTCCTACACCGGCAAGGTGATCGCCGTGGTGCAGCCGCATCGTTACACCCGCCTGCAATCGCTGTTCGAGGAATTCTGCACCTGCTTCAACGACGCCGACGCGGTGATCGTTGCCGACGTCTATGCCGCCGGCGAACCGCCGATCGAGGGCATCGACCGCGATCATTTCGTCGCGGGCTTGCGCGCCCACGGCCATCGCGAGGTGATCCCGCTGCCGGCGGCATCAGAGCTCGCGGGCATCGTCAAGGGGCTCGCGAAGCCGGGCGATCTCGTCGTGTGCCTTGGCGCCGGCAACATCACGCAATGGGCGTATGCATTGCCCGGCGAATTGAAGGCGCTGGGGTAG
- the murB gene encoding UDP-N-acetylmuramate dehydrogenase, translated as MSFPDITPTLKAAMPELRGRLLANQSLAELTWFRVGGPAQVLFTPADEDDLAYFLAHLAADIPVYVVGVGSNLIVRDGGIAGVVIRLSQRAFGEAAASGDVVTAGAAALDKRVAEVAASANIGGLEFYFGIPGTIGGALRMNAGANGGETKDVLIEARGVGRDGTKHVFSNADMKFVYRSSGVDPSIIFTSARFRGEIRDADAIRARMAEVQNHRETAQPIREKTGGSTFKNPPGHSAWKLVDAAGCRGLRVGGAQVSEMHCNFLINTGDATAHDIETLGETVRERVKANSGIELHWEIKRIGISA; from the coding sequence GTGAGCTTCCCCGACATCACGCCCACTCTCAAAGCCGCGATGCCGGAGCTGCGCGGCCGACTGCTCGCCAACCAGTCGCTCGCCGAGCTCACCTGGTTTCGCGTCGGCGGTCCGGCGCAGGTGCTGTTCACGCCGGCGGACGAGGACGATCTGGCTTACTTCCTCGCGCACCTTGCTGCCGACATTCCGGTTTACGTCGTCGGCGTCGGCTCCAACCTCATCGTGCGCGACGGCGGCATCGCGGGCGTGGTGATTCGCCTTTCGCAGCGCGCCTTCGGCGAGGCCGCCGCGAGCGGCGATGTCGTCACCGCCGGCGCGGCCGCGCTCGACAAGCGGGTGGCGGAAGTAGCGGCCTCTGCCAATATCGGCGGGCTCGAATTCTACTTCGGCATTCCCGGCACGATCGGCGGCGCGCTGCGCATGAATGCGGGCGCCAACGGCGGCGAGACCAAGGACGTGCTGATCGAGGCGCGGGGCGTCGGGCGCGACGGCACCAAGCACGTGTTCTCCAATGCCGACATGAAGTTCGTCTACCGGAGCAGCGGCGTCGATCCTTCCATCATCTTCACCTCCGCGCGCTTTCGTGGTGAGATCAGGGACGCGGATGCGATCCGCGCGCGCATGGCGGAGGTGCAAAACCATCGCGAAACCGCGCAGCCGATCCGCGAGAAGACCGGCGGCTCCACCTTCAAGAATCCGCCGGGCCATTCCGCCTGGAAGCTGGTCGACGCTGCTGGCTGCCGCGGCTTGCGCGTCGGTGGCGCACAGGTCTCGGAGATGCACTGCAATTTCCTGATCAACACCGGCGATGCCACCGCGCACGACATCGAGACGCTGGGCGAGACCGTGCGCGAACGGGTGAAGGCAAATTCCGGGATCGAGTTACACTGGGAAATCAAGCGGATCGGGATTTCCGCGTGA
- a CDS encoding D-alanine--D-alanine ligase gives MRITILFGGSNRERLVSVASAQALHQALPEADLWWWDIEDKVHVVQSRQLLEHARPFEDEFKPGTRGIPLEQALDQAKAEGRVLVLGLHGGRAENGELQVMCEARGVPFTGSGSASSHLAFDKVAAKRFAALGGVTPPANVALDNIDEALAEYGRLIAKPARDGSSYGLIFVNAKQDLVAVRNAAKHEEYVIEPYIAGVEATCGVLERTDGSIIALPPIEIIPGEGSFDYAAKYLLKSTQEICPGRFAPEITAALKAQAMLAHRAMSCTGYSRSDFIVSDKGLVYLETNTLPGLTKSSLYPKALKAEGIAFVDFLRDLVELAQRGVRK, from the coding sequence ATGCGCATCACCATCCTCTTCGGCGGCTCCAACCGGGAACGTCTGGTCTCGGTCGCCTCGGCGCAGGCGCTGCATCAGGCGCTGCCCGAGGCTGATCTCTGGTGGTGGGACATCGAGGACAAGGTGCATGTCGTGCAGTCCAGGCAGCTGCTCGAACATGCTCGCCCCTTCGAGGACGAGTTCAAGCCGGGCACGCGTGGCATTCCCTTGGAGCAGGCACTCGACCAGGCCAAGGCCGAGGGGCGCGTACTGGTGCTCGGTCTGCACGGCGGGCGTGCCGAGAACGGCGAATTGCAGGTGATGTGCGAGGCGCGCGGCGTGCCCTTCACCGGCTCGGGCTCGGCCTCCTCGCATCTTGCTTTCGACAAGGTCGCGGCCAAGCGGTTTGCCGCCCTCGGCGGCGTGACGCCGCCGGCAAACGTTGCGCTCGACAACATCGACGAGGCTCTTGCCGAATACGGCAGGCTGATCGCAAAGCCGGCGCGCGACGGCTCGAGCTACGGCCTGATCTTCGTCAACGCCAAGCAGGATCTCGTCGCCGTCCGTAACGCGGCCAAGCACGAAGAGTATGTCATCGAGCCCTACATCGCCGGCGTCGAGGCGACCTGCGGTGTGCTGGAGCGCACCGATGGCTCGATCATCGCGCTGCCGCCGATCGAGATCATTCCGGGCGAGGGCAGTTTCGACTACGCCGCGAAATATCTCCTGAAATCGACCCAGGAGATCTGCCCCGGCCGTTTCGCGCCCGAGATCACCGCCGCGCTGAAGGCGCAGGCGATGCTGGCGCACCGCGCGATGTCATGCACCGGCTATTCCCGGTCGGATTTCATCGTCTCGGACAAGGGCCTCGTCTATCTCGAGACCAACACGCTGCCCGGGCTGACCAAGTCCTCGCTCTACCCCAAGGCGCTGAAAGCCGAGGGCATCGCATTCGTCGACTTTCTGCGCGACCTGGTGGAGCTCGCGCAGCGGGGCGTGCGGAAATAA
- a CDS encoding cell division protein FtsQ/DivIB — MDGAGSLTRSLFRSLRPQADLKAAAVGAVVLLREWVQDKRQERLEAARAAAKDKIKARAKAVVEREPPPRVVALVERYLPRRVGISMTVLLLIGSCGFGIVKGGHLQDFITAVSDARNALANSAGFRITSVVINGRKQLTQDEILAIGGVSGRSSLLFLDADAVRDKLKANPWIADATVLKLYPGQLMIELTERKAFALWQEAGRLSVIADDGAVLEPYVSRRFLTLPLVVGKGAETQARDFLALLARYPQVNAVTKAAIYVGERRWNLRLKDGLDIRLPEQDVGNALAMLSRLDKEDRLFSRDIVAVDMRLPDRLVVQLSEDAAKAREDLFKDKKKKKAGDSA, encoded by the coding sequence ATGGATGGAGCAGGAAGCCTCACCCGGTCTCTTTTCAGATCGCTGAGGCCCCAAGCCGACCTGAAGGCGGCCGCTGTCGGAGCGGTCGTGCTTCTGCGCGAGTGGGTGCAGGACAAGCGCCAGGAAAGACTTGAGGCGGCGCGCGCCGCCGCCAAGGACAAGATCAAGGCCAGGGCCAAGGCCGTCGTCGAGCGAGAGCCGCCGCCGCGCGTGGTCGCGCTGGTCGAGCGCTATTTGCCGCGCCGGGTCGGAATCAGCATGACCGTGCTGCTGCTGATCGGCAGCTGCGGCTTCGGCATCGTCAAGGGCGGCCATCTCCAGGATTTCATCACCGCGGTCAGCGACGCCCGCAACGCGCTGGCCAATTCCGCCGGATTCCGCATCACCTCCGTCGTGATCAACGGCCGTAAGCAGCTGACCCAGGACGAGATCCTGGCGATCGGCGGCGTCAGCGGCCGCTCCTCGCTGCTGTTTCTCGACGCCGACGCGGTGCGCGACAAGCTCAAGGCCAATCCCTGGATCGCGGATGCGACCGTGCTGAAGCTCTATCCGGGTCAGCTCATGATCGAGCTCACCGAGCGCAAGGCGTTCGCGCTGTGGCAGGAGGCCGGCCGGCTCTCGGTCATTGCCGATGACGGCGCCGTGCTCGAGCCCTACGTCTCGCGCCGCTTCCTGACGCTGCCGCTCGTGGTCGGCAAGGGCGCCGAGACCCAGGCGCGCGATTTCCTGGCGCTGCTGGCGCGCTATCCGCAGGTCAATGCGGTGACGAAAGCCGCGATCTACGTCGGCGAGCGGCGCTGGAATCTGAGGCTGAAGGACGGCCTCGACATCCGTCTGCCCGAGCAGGACGTCGGCAACGCGCTCGCGATGCTGTCCAGGCTCGACAAGGAGGATAGGCTGTTCTCCCGCGACATCGTCGCCGTCGACATGCGCCTGCCCGATCGGCTGGTGGTGCAGCTGTCCGAGGACGCCGCCAAGGCGCGCGAGGATCTGTTCAAGGACAAGAAGAAAAAGAAGGCCGGGGATTCCGCATGA